AAGCGAGAGTGGAGATAGAAAACGTCCCCTGGATAAGCTTCACGACCTGGCGGACGACGGAGCAAGAGGGAGAGTTCCCGATAAGCTGCCGCTTGCTTGGACAGGTCATCATAGATAATCAGAACGTGCTTGCCGCTATACATAAATTCTTCTGCCATGGCAACACCAGCATATGGTGCAAGATAAAGCATTGGTGCTGGCTCAGATGCAGAAGCAGAAACGACGATACTGTAGTCAAGGGCACCATGTTGACGAAGTGTTTCAACAACGCCAGCAACGGTGGATTGCTTCTGACCGATTGCAACATAGATACAGATTACATCTTGACCTTTTTGGTTGATGATCGTATCGATGGCAACGGCTGTTTTCCCTGTTTGACGGTCACCGATGATCAACTCACGTTGACCACGGCCGATTGGTACAAGGGCATCAATAGCCTTCAAACCAGTTTGCAGTGGTTGGTGAACCGATTTCCGGTCCATAACACCTGGTGCACGGTTTTCAATTGGACGATACTTGCTAGTGTTGAGTGGTCCTTTTCCATCGATAGGTTGACCGATGGCATTGACTACCCGGCCTAGCAATTGTTCGCCGACAGGAACTTCCATGATACGGCCAGTCCGTTTCACTTGGTCCCCTTCACGAATATCTTGGTAGGGACCTAAGATAATAATCCCCACATTATCTTCATCTAGGTTTTGTGCAAGACCCATTATTCCGTTGGAGAATTCAACGAGTTCTCCGGCCATGACCTCTTCGAGACCATGAACACGAGCGATCCCGTCCCCAACCTGAATAACAGTTCCTACGTCGGAAACTTCAACTACGGACTTGAAGTTTTCAATCTGTTGCTTAATGATTGAACTGATCTCTTCAGGTCGAATCGCACTCACTACTATTCACCCCTATCTACATGCTTTGCGCCAATAATCCATTTTGAAAACGCTGTAGTTGCAGGCGTAAGCTTCCATCATATACTCGATCGCCTACACGGACAACCAGCCCGCCTACGATCTCTGGCTTCACTTCGTTGCGAACACGGAGCTTTTTGCCAATGGCTTGGCTAAAAGTCTCAGCCACTTTCGTCAGCTCGGCCTCTGGTAACGCTTGGGTAGAATAGACCACAGCCTCTTCTACACCGCGGGCTTCGTTAGCCAGTTTGGTATAAACATGGACAATATCCGTTAATGTTGCCAATCGCCCACTATCGATCAACAGAAAAAGAAAATTTTCTGTCTCTTGGGACAGAATGGAGGCGAATACTTCCTTCACAATCTTTTTCTTCTCATCACGACCAATTTTCGGATGAAATAGGAGCGTGAATAGTTGCGGTTGATCCTGGAGCGCTTGAAGAATGGTTTGTAGTTCTTCTTCAGTACGATCCAGCGTCTTCCGCTCGATAGTCACTTCGAAGAGGGCCTTGGCATAACGACGTGCCACTGGGCTACTCATCGCTCTTCCCCTACCTCTTTCAAGTATTGGTCAATCAATTTTGCCTGCGCCTTTTCATCCAATTGTTGTTCAATAATCTTGGATGCAAGTAATACAGACAATGTTCCTACTTGGTCACGAAGGGCAGCCATAGCTTCCACTTTCTCTTGTTGGATCTCCTTCACTGCGTCTTCCTTCAGTGATTGGGCTTCAGTCTTCGCACGAGCAAGAATATCATCTGCTTCTTTTTGACTAATTGCACGAGCTTGATCAAGAATTTTTTTGGCATCATTACGAGCCTGTGTCAATTCTTCTTTTTGTTCGGCTAAATATTTGGCAGCCTCATCGCGATTCTTCTCAGCAGTTGCCAATTGGTTCTCAATCCGGTCTTGCCGGCGTTGCATCATACCGAGCAATGGCTTATAGGCAAGGCGATGCAGGATAAATAAAAGGAGCGCAAATACAACTAATGTATAGAGAATTGTCCCCCATTGAACCGAAATCCCCACGACGATTCACTCCCTTCACAGCACAGAATAAACATGAAAAGGTTTACTTTTCCATATTATGAGCGTTGACATAAGGAATGGCGAAGGCTCGAGATGGAGCCCCGCCATAAGCATCGGCTTAGTTCAAGCCAATTAGCTAAACATAATCATAAATGCGATAACGGCACCGATGATTGGGAGTGCCTCAACAAGACCAACACCGATGAACATCGTAGTTTGTAAAGCACCACGTAGTTCTGGTTGACGAGCGATACTCTCCACAGTACGAGATACGATCATCCCGTTGGCAATACTAGCACCAAAAGCAGCTAAACCAATAGCAATTGCAGCAGCAAGCATATTCATTGAATATGTCCTCCCTTCAAATTTTCACACTTGTTTTGTAATGATTTATAAGGATTCCCTTCCGAATCGGAAGAAATTTTGTAACGTTTTTCACGTGGTACATCAAAATTTAAAACAACCAAACCTTCCTCTACATGAGGAGCTCTTACACTACGCTTGCGCCTAGTGGTCGGTGTCCACACGATGAGCGATATAAACCATGGTCAACATGGTGAATACGAAGGCTTGTAGGGTACCTACGAAGATACTAAATCCTTGCCATGCCATCGTTGGGACGATACCAAAAATGGCGCCCAAGATGCCGCTGGTTCCTAAGCCTGATAGTAATGATAGCAAGACCTCACCAGCGAAGATGTTCCCAAATAGACGCATGCCCAACGTTAATCCATTGGCTAACACTTCGATAAAGTTTAAGATGAACATGATTGCAAATGGTGCAAAGAAGCTCTTTATCCATTTGCCAGCACCTAACTCACGTATACCAAAGATGTTAGAAAGAATGATGACCATAAAGGATAACGTCAAGGTAACATGGGGGTCGGCTGTCGGTGACTTCCACCAGAGATAGTGAACCGCTTCACCATCTACCACTTGCTCTGTAACCACTGCAAATGGTAAGCCTAGCATATTGGCCACAAAGATGAAGAGCATTAAGGTTAATGCCAGGGTTAGATATTTCTCACCCTTCTTCAAACTCATGGTGGAACCAATAATGGTGCCCCTGACAAAATCCACTAAGCCTTCTAGTACATTTTGCAGACCGCGTGGTTTGTCCTCAGAGAGCTTACGTGTTGCAGCAAGCACAATGATTAGAACAATGACAGCGGTTACGGTAACCATGAGCATGGTGGACTTGCTAAACGTCATTCCTAGCCATTCAAATGTTGGATTCTCGTGTCCCATTGCTTCTACCTCACCCCTTTCTTCACAGACCACGCTAGGCATGATCAAGAGAGATTACACCCTCCCTCAAGTAGATTGCCAATAAGGAAGAATGGAAGATTGTTTGTAGTTTATTGTAAATGGAATAATCCATCCACTACCATGATGATATGGGTTAGTAATAAGCCTATGACGAATGCAATTAAATCAAATGTTTCTGGAAAACGTACAACCAGCATCACACCAAGCGCAATGGTAGCGAAGCGAATCAGCATCCCACTAGTACGGAGACGCTTCGAGCCACTAAGTATAGTCTCAGTGATCTGAATGGTTCTACGAGCGGTCAGGATCATATTGTATGTGCTTACAATTGTGCCAAGCATAAAGCCTGCCACATAGATCCGCCATGATGCGATCAGGAAAAAAGGTAAGGCAAGAATCAAAAAAAAGAGGGAAATACGAAGAATACGCGCTGTTAGGCGCTGCAAATCATTTCTTGTCTGTTCTTGCATATCGCTTCACCAACTGCATCACACTCATAATCCCTAGGCCCATCCCCAGAAAGAGCCCAATAATTAAAAAAAGAGGAGTGGTTCCCCATTGTTTGTCCAGCCAGCGGCCACCGAAAAGTCCTAACAATGTTCCTCCCACTAGATCGGAGGTAATTGCCCCTACCAGAAACATCGTTTTGAACGGTGAATCAGGTCGCTGCTCAGGCATCTGGATGACTCCTTTTTTCTCTTCTGTTTGGCTAGGATATTTCAAAAAAGCCATATATTCAACGAGTAAATGCACATCCTTCGATATCGTACAACAGGGCAAATATTTTGTCAATGACGAATTGGCAACCGATCTGCTCTAGTTAAAATGAAAATGGACCAGTAGTGCCAACGATGGGCTACTGATCCTATAATTTCCTTTAACCTTGATTTTTATGCGATCAAGTAGACATGGTTCAGGTGGAGTTTGATACCCCAGCTGAACCTTCGTCCCCTTAGCTTCTTTCCCGTTCTACAACAGCAGCGATACCTTGACCCCCACCAATACAGAGCGTCGCTAGACCATATCGAGAATCACGACGAGCCATTTCATGGAGAAGTGTCACAAAAATTCTTGCTCCACTGGCACCAATGGGGTGACCAAGGGCAATGGCTCCACCGTTCACATTCACAATCTCCGGATCCAATTGGAGATCGCGGATCACGGCCAGTGCCTGTGCAGCAAAGGCTTCATTCGCCTCCACGAGATCGATTTGGTCCATTTGAATTCCCGCTCGTTCAAGGGCTAACTTGCTTGCAGGAATGGGGCCAAGTCCCATCAATGCTGGATCTACCCCTGCTCGACCAAAGCCCCGAATCACCGCCAGCGGCGTTAAACCACGCTTCCTTGCCTCTTCTCTGCTCATTAATAAGAGCGCTGCTGCCCCATCATTAATACCCGAGGCATTCCCTGCAGTTACTGTACCATCCTTCTGAAAGACCGATGGTAGCTGCATTAGCTTCGCTAAGGTCGTGTCATTACGAGGAGACTCATCAATTTGCAGATGGATAGGATCCCCCTTCCGTTGTGGAATGGTGAGAGGGAGAATCTCAGCTTGAAAGCGTCCATTTTTCTGAGCCGTTGCCGCTTTCTGTTGGCTTGCTAAGGCGAATTGGTCCTGTTCCTCCCGAGATAACCCATAGCGTGCCGCAATATTCTCTGCTGTCACACCCATATGGTACTGATTAATGGCACAATGGAGTCCATCCTGAAGCATCGAATCCTGAACCTGTTGGTCACCCATACGATACCCATGCCGTGCCCCTGGCAAAAGATAGGGGGCATTGCTCATACTCTCCATGCCACCGGCCACCACGATCTCCGCTTCGCCGCAAGCAATGGCCTGCCAACCGAGGTGAACTGCCTTGAGTCCAGAACCACAGAGTTTATTCACAGCATAGGAAGGAACAGAGGTAGGGAGCCCCGCCTGTAGCGCAGCTTGTCGCGCTGGACCCTGCCCTACCCCTGCTTGTAATACATGCCCTAGAATTACTTCATCTACGTGCTCTCCAGCTACACTTGCGTCATGGAGAACTGCTTCGATCACCTTGGCACCTAACTGAGGTGCTGTCAATGATGCTAGTTGACCAGCGAATCGTCCAATGGGTGTACGCTTCGCACTCACAATCACCACATCACGTAACATCGTTCCTCACTCCTTCACCGTTCTAGAGGCTTCTCGTGAAGGATAACGTAATGGGGTTACAAATGAGATACAGAGCGTAAGCTCTCGACTATTTGAGTCGTATGAATACTTGGTAGAGCAGACGTGCTGCTTCTCCACGTGTAGCCTCTTTCTTCGGCTGTAAGGTCTCCTTGATGTGGGAAAGATATCCACCTTGGTAGACCTCTTTCACCGCAGGTAGGGCCCAGGTTGCGATCTTCCCTTGATCCGAGAAGGATAGCTTCACCTGATCAACGTCTGTGTTCTGTAATAGATTCTTCTGCTGCAGGGCTCGTTGCAAGAAGAGAATCATCTCCTCTGTGGTCACTTGCTTATTCGGGAGGAATTGACCAGTCTCATAGCCTTTGGCAATTCCATGCTGCACGGCATAGCGCACAGCAGGGGTCGCCCAGGTGGGAATCTCATCGCTGAATTGAAGCAAAGGATCCTCTCCAGTGTTCTGATCATTTAGTTCCCAGTTTAGAAGGCGTCCCAGCAGTGTTAGCCATTGCGCACGTGTCAATGAGGCGTCTGGCGCAAATTGCTCCTTGCTTACACCTTGGATATAGCCATGAATCGCTAGCTGATAAGCTGCATTCTTCGCTGGATTACCCTTTAGATCCGTGAAGTAGACAGGATGATCCTGATAGTAGGGCATATAGAGTCCTGGCTTGCTAATGGTAAATTGGAAAGCCCCTTCTTTGCCAGCTACTTTTGCATAATCCCCTGCAACCACTGCCCAGCTACCATCCGTCTTACGCTCCAGTAAGCCTACACCTTTACCACTGACCCATTTATTGGGCTGCAACTGAATGGTAATGGCTTGGGGTAGGTTCTCTTCCTTCCCATCTACATAGAAGCCATAATCTGCTGTGACGTAGCCTGGAACTGAGGTCATGGCTGCAGATTGTGGTGTAATGGTCAATGGTGCATTCAGCTTACCATCTCGGATCACTGATGCTATTAGTTCTTCCCCTAATGCGAGATGCGCTGCCTTACCATCCCAGCCAGCAGGTAGGGTAATGGGAACTACATCCTCTAACAGCGTATAAGGGTGGAAGAGACTCACTTCATCCAAATAGATGGTGCCCTTGAGGCTTTGTCCTGTTATTTTCGGGTCATATACGAGATAGAGACTCTCTAAAGCAACGGGGTAGGAAATCTCCCCAGGTAACCAGCCTACCACCTTCTGCCACCCATTCCAGTCTATCGAATTACTCAGATCTACATAATGGACCTTGCCGCTGGCATCACGGACACTGGCCCGTAACCAAAGCTGACTCTCGTCCCCCTTCACCCAGACACCAAGGCCTAACGGCTGCCCTGGCATGGTAACAGGCTTATCTCCCAGCATTCCATAGGCAATGCTTACATCTGCTGGGTTGGCTTGCGTAAAATCATAGCTCAATACAGTCCCTTGACGGGTACGGAATAGCTCAGTATGCTCCTTCGTTGTTGTAAATGCACCTGTTACATGGTAACCTTCCCCAGTGGAATAGGCTTTAAAATGAGGACTACGTAGGTTATCCATGGTTAGCCATGGTAGCTCTGCAGAGCCTACATGGACAGGAACTGCAGCTTGGAAGCCATCGATGGAGGCGATCAAGCGGCCTTTTCCACTAGCACTTCCAGCATAGAAAATGGATTGGTTCTCCTCCACCTTCACCGTACCAATATTCCCTTCTACACGCCAATTTACCTGCTGGGGAGTCGCCTTGAGGATCCGACCATTCTTTAAGACGATTTCCACATGAAGGGGAAGACTCCCTTGTTCTACTACATAGATTGGATCTGGTTGAATCTGTAGACGAGCAATATCCTTCCCACCTAGTACTGTAATCTGTTTTTTCCCTTCGATACCATTGATCTGTGCTGAGATGGTCATGGTTCCACTCTGTTTCGGTGTGAAACGATTGCCATCCCACGTTCCTTCACCTTGAGAATGGGACCAGGTAATCTCTTCATTGCTGGCTGTATATGGATGATAATGCTCATCATAGCCCTTGATTTGGAAGGCGGCTTGCTCCCCAATGAAGACTGCTTCAGGACCCATCACTTTGAAGCCTGCGAGGGCGCCCTTAGGAGCAGTATTAAAAATCCCGAGGGCCGTTGGTACTGCCCGTAAACCACCGTATTTTGTATTATTGATCAAGGTCGCTTGGGTCTCTGCTAAGCGCTGAGCTGCTAACGTGGTAGAGCCTCCACCATCAAAATTTACTGCCTGATAGCTTCCAAGATCAAACATGAGCTGAGCGAGCTCTTCCATGGTGAGACCTCGACTGTATTTGCTTCCCTCTACTGTAACGAGGAGAAGGCGCTTGCCATCCTGACTGACTCCTACCGCGGTACGAGGCTGCTTACCATCCACACGCGGCAAGATCTTACTCACCACTTGACCATCCTTCACGAGCTGAGCATGGCCACCTACTGCTTGCTGAAGCTGACTTAAATCATAGGGAGTTACCGCATAATCTACATGAATTTCATCTCCCATATGTACATGAGTGAGAAGAAACTGTGCTGCAACGCCTTGCCCCCATAGGACAAAACCATTGGATGGAATCATGGCTCCTTCTTGATTTTGTCGGATATCGATCACATAGCCATCTTCAACCACCACTTCCACTACCT
Above is a genomic segment from Rubeoparvulum massiliense containing:
- the atpF gene encoding F0F1 ATP synthase subunit B, with product MGISVQWGTILYTLVVFALLLFILHRLAYKPLLGMMQRRQDRIENQLATAEKNRDEAAKYLAEQKEELTQARNDAKKILDQARAISQKEADDILARAKTEAQSLKEDAVKEIQQEKVEAMAALRDQVGTLSVLLASKIIEQQLDEKAQAKLIDQYLKEVGEER
- a CDS encoding phosphodiester glycosidase family protein → MKRQALTKGARYVAMLLSISMLILQSPLMLWAQTSAPSSFKDLQVRWQETIGEGTVLTAYEKVWPAENNNKTLVYVTTVDLNNPYVEVKPLYGTDHQLTQKQNVVQMAREEGAIAAVNADFFRMDQKGLPFGMVVRDSELVSSMGFLSGWASLGITTDRQAIISQFGFQGHVTAQDGATFSLRGVNKEEYYPTQGTSHVNQLNMYTPDFGKKSLGITKEYHSQVVEVVVEDGYVIDIRQNQEGAMIPSNGFVLWGQGVAAQFLLTHVHMGDEIHVDYAVTPYDLSQLQQAVGGHAQLVKDGQVVSKILPRVDGKQPRTAVGVSQDGKRLLLVTVEGSKYSRGLTMEELAQLMFDLGSYQAVNFDGGGSTTLAAQRLAETQATLINNTKYGGLRAVPTALGIFNTAPKGALAGFKVMGPEAVFIGEQAAFQIKGYDEHYHPYTASNEEITWSHSQGEGTWDGNRFTPKQSGTMTISAQINGIEGKKQITVLGGKDIARLQIQPDPIYVVEQGSLPLHVEIVLKNGRILKATPQQVNWRVEGNIGTVKVEENQSIFYAGSASGKGRLIASIDGFQAAVPVHVGSAELPWLTMDNLRSPHFKAYSTGEGYHVTGAFTTTKEHTELFRTRQGTVLSYDFTQANPADVSIAYGMLGDKPVTMPGQPLGLGVWVKGDESQLWLRASVRDASGKVHYVDLSNSIDWNGWQKVVGWLPGEISYPVALESLYLVYDPKITGQSLKGTIYLDEVSLFHPYTLLEDVVPITLPAGWDGKAAHLALGEELIASVIRDGKLNAPLTITPQSAAMTSVPGYVTADYGFYVDGKEENLPQAITIQLQPNKWVSGKGVGLLERKTDGSWAVVAGDYAKVAGKEGAFQFTISKPGLYMPYYQDHPVYFTDLKGNPAKNAAYQLAIHGYIQGVSKEQFAPDASLTRAQWLTLLGRLLNWELNDQNTGEDPLLQFSDEIPTWATPAVRYAVQHGIAKGYETGQFLPNKQVTTEEMILFLQRALQQKNLLQNTDVDQVKLSFSDQGKIATWALPAVKEVYQGGYLSHIKETLQPKKEATRGEAARLLYQVFIRLK
- a CDS encoding F0F1 ATP synthase subunit delta, encoding MSSPVARRYAKALFEVTIERKTLDRTEEELQTILQALQDQPQLFTLLFHPKIGRDEKKKIVKEVFASILSQETENFLFLLIDSGRLATLTDIVHVYTKLANEARGVEEAVVYSTQALPEAELTKVAETFSQAIGKKLRVRNEVKPEIVGGLVVRVGDRVYDGSLRLQLQRFQNGLLAQSM
- the atpE gene encoding F0F1 ATP synthase subunit C encodes the protein MNMLAAAIAIGLAAFGASIANGMIVSRTVESIARQPELRGALQTTMFIGVGLVEALPIIGAVIAFMIMFS
- a CDS encoding ATP synthase subunit I; translated protein: MQEQTRNDLQRLTARILRISLFFLILALPFFLIASWRIYVAGFMLGTIVSTYNMILTARRTIQITETILSGSKRLRTSGMLIRFATIALGVMLVVRFPETFDLIAFVIGLLLTHIIMVVDGLFHLQ
- the atpA gene encoding F0F1 ATP synthase subunit alpha — encoded protein: MSAIRPEEISSIIKQQIENFKSVVEVSDVGTVIQVGDGIARVHGLEEVMAGELVEFSNGIMGLAQNLDEDNVGIIILGPYQDIREGDQVKRTGRIMEVPVGEQLLGRVVNAIGQPIDGKGPLNTSKYRPIENRAPGVMDRKSVHQPLQTGLKAIDALVPIGRGQRELIIGDRQTGKTAVAIDTIINQKGQDVICIYVAIGQKQSTVAGVVETLRQHGALDYSIVVSASASEPAPMLYLAPYAGVAMAEEFMYSGKHVLIIYDDLSKQAAAYRELSLLLRRPPGREAYPGDVFYLHSRLLERAAKLSDELGGGSITALPIIETQAGDISAYIPTNVISITDGQIFLLSDLFFSGVRPAISAGLSVSRVGGSAQIKAVKKVAGTLRLDLASYRELEAFAQFGSDLDAATKAKLARGERTVEILKQGLHQPLAVEKQVFILYALTHGFIDDIPVDDVRRFEAELYSYLEMNHQDLLDHIRTTGKLADEDQMNGAIEGFKKVFAIS
- a CDS encoding AtpZ/AtpI family protein, whose product is MPEQRPDSPFKTMFLVGAITSDLVGGTLLGLFGGRWLDKQWGTTPLFLIIGLFLGMGLGIMSVMQLVKRYARTDKK
- the atpB gene encoding F0F1 ATP synthase subunit A, whose protein sequence is MGHENPTFEWLGMTFSKSTMLMVTVTAVIVLIIVLAATRKLSEDKPRGLQNVLEGLVDFVRGTIIGSTMSLKKGEKYLTLALTLMLFIFVANMLGLPFAVVTEQVVDGEAVHYLWWKSPTADPHVTLTLSFMVIILSNIFGIRELGAGKWIKSFFAPFAIMFILNFIEVLANGLTLGMRLFGNIFAGEVLLSLLSGLGTSGILGAIFGIVPTMAWQGFSIFVGTLQAFVFTMLTMVYIAHRVDTDH
- a CDS encoding acetyl-CoA C-acetyltransferase gives rise to the protein MLRDVVIVSAKRTPIGRFAGQLASLTAPQLGAKVIEAVLHDASVAGEHVDEVILGHVLQAGVGQGPARQAALQAGLPTSVPSYAVNKLCGSGLKAVHLGWQAIACGEAEIVVAGGMESMSNAPYLLPGARHGYRMGDQQVQDSMLQDGLHCAINQYHMGVTAENIAARYGLSREEQDQFALASQQKAATAQKNGRFQAEILPLTIPQRKGDPIHLQIDESPRNDTTLAKLMQLPSVFQKDGTVTAGNASGINDGAAALLLMSREEARKRGLTPLAVIRGFGRAGVDPALMGLGPIPASKLALERAGIQMDQIDLVEANEAFAAQALAVIRDLQLDPEIVNVNGGAIALGHPIGASGARIFVTLLHEMARRDSRYGLATLCIGGGQGIAAVVERERS